From Streptomonospora salina, the proteins below share one genomic window:
- a CDS encoding NUDIX domain-containing protein has product MTTPARPSGAPAPLLTAAAIAPGPDRTLTFVLQNRGVFAGHWLLPGGRVREGESAEQAARREAAEEAGVILGPLAPTGIYDIRGRTGESGPFWFRMHIYRALRPCAVPEGFAPDPAEIGGVCQGHTRDVLPHPTDMVVLNEAGLADYDPALVDRLLTADGVAMAPADMAVPR; this is encoded by the coding sequence ATGACGACCCCCGCCCGCCCTTCAGGCGCCCCCGCCCCGCTGCTGACCGCCGCGGCCATCGCACCCGGGCCCGATCGCACCCTGACCTTCGTGCTGCAGAACCGGGGCGTGTTCGCGGGCCACTGGCTGCTGCCGGGCGGACGCGTCCGGGAGGGCGAGAGCGCCGAGCAGGCCGCGCGCCGCGAGGCCGCCGAAGAGGCGGGGGTGATCCTGGGACCGCTGGCGCCCACCGGGATCTACGACATCCGCGGGCGCACCGGCGAAAGCGGGCCGTTCTGGTTCCGCATGCACATCTACCGGGCGCTGCGGCCCTGCGCAGTACCAGAGGGATTCGCCCCCGACCCCGCGGAGATCGGCGGTGTCTGCCAAGGGCACACGCGCGACGTCCTGCCCCACCCCACCGACATGGTCGTGCTCAACGAGGCCGGATTGGCCGACTACGACCCCGCGCTGGTGGACCGGCTGCTGACGGCCGACGGTGTCGCGATGGCGCCCGCGGACATGGCCGTGCCCCGCTGA